One window from the genome of Epinephelus moara isolate mb chromosome 5, YSFRI_EMoa_1.0, whole genome shotgun sequence encodes:
- the ednraa gene encoding endothelin receptor type Aa has product MCSIMGTPAVHMLVLMACMAARGMCQINRAETEEASLPGSLVHSTRQSPGFYSTINPSTGPGLADVQAVSSGNETVTERPIPPPMCEKSTSINDYFKYINTIISIHVFVIGIVGNATLLRIIYQHKCMRNGPNALIASLALGDLIYIIVDIPINVYKLLASGFPFHNSVVGLCLCKLFPFLQKASVGITVLNLCALSVDRYRAVASWSRVQGVGIPLLTVVEIVTIWWLSLILAVPEAIVFDMVTFNYKNETMRTCMLNPKSDFMVFYTKAKDWWLFGFYFCVPLLCTAVFYTLMTCEMLNHRNGSLRIALSEHLKQRREVAKAVFCLVLIFALCWFPLHLSRILKMMLYRPKDRKRCELFNFLLVLDHLSINLVTINSCINPIILYFVSKKFKNCFKSCLCCWCYSENQLSSIGPMNGTSIQCKSPEPNNVHTDRSMRKDSD; this is encoded by the exons ATGTGCTCCATAATGGGCACCCCAGCTGTGCATATGTTGGTGCTAATGGCCTGTATGGCAGCCAGAGGAATGTGCCAGATAAACAGAGCCGAAACAGAGGAGGCTTCTCTCCCAGGCTCCCTCGTCCACTCCACACGCCAGTCTCCAGGTTTCTACAGCACCATCAATCCCAGCACGGGGCCCGGCCTCGCTGATGTGCAAGCTGTAAGTTCTGGGAATGAAACTGTCACAGAGAGGCCCATACCGCCTCCAATGTGTGAAAAATCTACCTCCATTAACGACTATTTCAAGTACATCAACACCATCATATCCATCCATGTGTTTGTGATCGGCATCGTCGGCAACGCCACCCTGTTGAGGATTATATACCAGCACAAGTGCATGAGGAACGGGCCGAACGCCCTCATTGCCAGTCTGGCACTGGGGGACCTTATCTACATAATCGTCGATATACCCATCAATGTATACAAG ctcCTGGCGTCAGGCTTTCCGTTTCACAACAGTGTTGTTGGCCTGTGTCTGTGTAAGCTGTTCCCCTTCCTGCAGAAAGCCTCTGTGGGCATCACTGTTCTCAACCTGTGTGCCCTCAGCGTGGACAG GTACAGAGCTGTGGCATCCTGGAGCAGAGTTCAGGGAGTGGGCATCCCTCTGCTTACAGTCGTGGAGATTGTAACTATTTGGTGGCTGTCGCTCATCCTGGCAGTACCGGAGGCTATTGTTTTCGACATGGTCACCTTCAACTACAAGAATGAAACCATGCGCACCTGCATGCTTAACCCAAAGTCTGACTTCATGGTG TTCTATACGAAAGCAAAGGACTGGTGGCTGTTTGGCTTCTACTTTTGTGTACCGCTGCTCTGCACCGCTGTGTTCTACACTCTGATGACCTGCGAGATGCTCAACCACAGGAACGGCAGCCTTCGCATTGCCCTCAGTGAGCACCTCAAACAG AGGAGGGAGGTGGCCAAAGCCGTGTTCTGTCTCGTCCTCATCTTCGCCCTGTGCTGGTTTCCACTGCACCTCAGCAGGATCCTGAAGATGATGCTTTACAGGCCAAAAGATAGAAAGCGCTGTGAGCTGTTCAA tttcctgttggTCCTGGATCACCTCAGTATCAACCTTGTAACAATCAACTCCTGCATAAACCCCATTATCCTCTACTTTGTCAGCAAGAAGTTTAAAAACTGCTTCAAG TCGTGTTTGTGCTGCTGGTGTTACTCTGAAAACCAGCTGAGCAGCATCGGACCCATGAATGGTACCAGTATCCAGTGTAAGAGCCCCGAGCCCAACAACGTCCACACTGATCGCAGCATGAGGAAAGACAGCGACTGA